A DNA window from Actinokineospora baliensis contains the following coding sequences:
- a CDS encoding ADP-ribosylglycohydrolase family protein translates to MTIDRSTRALDSLYGLTLGDALGSQFFVPSNRTALEGRQPPPAPWQWTDDAEMACSVFAVLQGHGHIDQDALAAGFAVHHDFDRGYGPAMNRLLRQIRQGGDWRELSRDLFDGQGSWGNGAAMRVAPIGAWFADDLDEAARQAALSAEVTHTHPEAVAGAIAVAVAAALAANREPLAPRDFLDTVLQLTPPGRVQHGMWAARGLAHVPSAEIAMRQLGNGRHTSAWDTVPYALWAAARNLGDYEQAIWTTASTGGDVDTTCAIVGGVVAAHLGRAGLPTAWRAACEPLPDWALC, encoded by the coding sequence ATGACCATCGACCGCAGCACACGCGCATTGGACTCGCTTTACGGGCTCACTCTCGGGGACGCACTGGGATCCCAGTTCTTCGTCCCCTCCAACCGCACCGCACTCGAAGGGCGCCAGCCCCCGCCTGCCCCTTGGCAGTGGACCGACGACGCTGAGATGGCGTGTTCGGTTTTCGCTGTTCTGCAGGGGCATGGGCACATTGACCAGGACGCGCTGGCCGCAGGCTTCGCCGTCCACCATGACTTCGATCGTGGGTACGGGCCTGCGATGAACCGGCTGTTGCGGCAGATCCGTCAAGGGGGCGACTGGCGGGAGCTGTCTCGGGACCTGTTCGACGGTCAAGGGTCCTGGGGTAATGGTGCCGCTATGCGCGTGGCGCCGATTGGGGCATGGTTCGCCGATGATCTCGATGAGGCCGCTCGGCAAGCGGCGTTGTCCGCTGAGGTCACCCACACTCACCCAGAGGCTGTTGCGGGCGCGATCGCCGTTGCTGTCGCTGCGGCGCTCGCTGCCAATCGTGAACCGCTCGCACCGCGCGACTTCCTCGACACTGTCTTACAACTGACGCCGCCAGGACGTGTGCAGCACGGCATGTGGGCCGCTCGCGGCCTCGCCCACGTCCCCTCCGCTGAGATTGCCATGCGTCAGCTCGGCAACGGTCGCCACACCAGTGCCTGGGACACCGTCCCCTACGCGCTCTGGGCCGCCGCTCGCAACCTTGGCGACTACGAACAGGCCATCTGGACCACTGCCAGCACCGGCGGTGATGTCGACACCACTTGCGCCATCGTCGGTGGTGTCGTCGCGGCGCACCTCGGCCGGGCCGGGCTCCCCACAGCCTGGCGTGCCGCCTGCGAACCACTACCCGACTGGGCGCTTTGCTGA
- the der gene encoding ribosome biogenesis GTPase Der — protein sequence MTELDGTYEDALDGTWSDESEWAEVDSLAEGDADPAVAQPVLAVVGRPNVGKSTLVNRILGRREAVVQDIPGVTRDRVAYDALWNGRRFTVLDTGGWEPGLDGLPRAIAAQAEYAMANSDAVVVVVDATVGATSTDEAVAKVLRRSKSPVILVANKVDDERLLADTASLWSLGLGEPFPVSALHGRNSGDLLDAILAALPETPRENFGVRGGPRRVALVGKPNVGKSSLLNRLTGENRAVVDSVAGTTVDPVDSLVELDDQIWRFVDTAGLRKRVNFASGTEYYASLRTKAAIESAEVAIVLLDASEPIAEQDLRVLSMVVETGRACVLAFNKWDLVDEDRRHQLDRELDRGLVRVPWADKINVSALTGRSVRKLAPALRTALDSWDQRISTGHLNSWLSDLIAATPPPVRGGKQPKVLFATQAQTRPPTFVLFTSGFLEAGYRRFIERKLREQFGFTGSPVRISVRVREKKARKS from the coding sequence ATGACTGAGCTTGATGGGACCTACGAGGACGCCCTGGACGGGACCTGGTCCGACGAGTCCGAATGGGCCGAGGTCGACTCCCTGGCCGAGGGCGACGCGGACCCGGCGGTGGCGCAGCCGGTGCTGGCCGTGGTCGGCAGGCCCAACGTGGGCAAGTCGACCCTGGTGAACCGCATCCTGGGCCGCCGCGAGGCCGTGGTGCAGGACATCCCGGGGGTCACCCGGGACCGGGTCGCCTACGACGCGCTGTGGAACGGGCGCCGGTTCACCGTGCTCGACACGGGTGGCTGGGAGCCCGGCCTGGACGGCCTGCCGCGCGCCATCGCGGCCCAGGCCGAGTACGCGATGGCGAACTCGGACGCGGTGGTCGTGGTGGTCGACGCGACCGTTGGCGCTACCTCGACGGACGAGGCTGTCGCCAAGGTCCTGCGGCGGTCTAAGAGCCCTGTGATCCTGGTCGCGAACAAGGTCGACGACGAGCGCCTCTTGGCCGACACCGCGTCTCTATGGTCGCTGGGCCTGGGTGAGCCGTTCCCGGTCAGCGCACTACACGGGCGCAACTCCGGTGACCTGCTCGACGCGATCCTCGCGGCCCTGCCCGAGACCCCGCGCGAGAACTTCGGCGTCCGGGGCGGCCCCCGCCGCGTGGCGCTGGTGGGCAAGCCGAACGTGGGCAAGTCCAGCCTGCTGAACCGCCTCACCGGCGAGAACCGCGCGGTGGTCGACTCCGTGGCGGGCACCACAGTCGACCCGGTCGACTCCCTGGTGGAGCTGGACGACCAGATTTGGCGCTTTGTCGACACCGCGGGGCTGCGTAAGAGGGTCAACTTCGCCAGCGGCACCGAGTACTACGCCTCGCTGCGCACCAAGGCGGCGATCGAGTCGGCCGAGGTCGCCATCGTGCTACTCGACGCGTCCGAACCCATCGCCGAGCAGGACCTGCGGGTGCTGTCGATGGTGGTGGAGACGGGCCGGGCGTGCGTGCTGGCGTTCAACAAGTGGGACCTGGTCGACGAGGACCGCCGCCACCAGCTCGACCGCGAGCTCGACCGCGGCCTGGTCCGGGTCCCCTGGGCCGACAAGATCAACGTCTCCGCGCTGACCGGCCGTTCGGTCCGCAAGCTGGCCCCCGCCCTGCGGACCGCCCTGGACTCGTGGGACCAGCGGATCTCCACCGGTCACCTCAACTCCTGGCTCTCCGACCTCATCGCGGCCACCCCGCCGCCGGTGCGCGGCGGCAAGCAGCCCAAGGTCCTCTTCGCGACCCAGGCCCAGACCCGCCCGCCGACGTTCGTCCTGTTCACCAGCGGATTCCTCGAGGCGGGCTACCGCAGGTTCATCGAGCGCAAGCTGCGCGAGCAGTTCGGCTTCACCGGCAGCCCGGTCAGGATCTCGGTGCGGGTCCGCGAGAAGAAGGCCCGGAAGTCCTGA
- a CDS encoding lysophospholipid acyltransferase family protein: MTHLPAGAKPWLHDLCRLIGKVVFRPALRLRVDGLARVPRTGPVVLVANHSSMLEPQLIFGMLPRRSVFLVKDELFRGAAGWGLRAIGQIPVRRGEVDRTPLTVAVGILREGGLVGIFPEGTRGAGDVAAAEQGAAWLVRTTGAVVLPIATRGTRRPEGGGRRFRPPVDVLVGAPFTLAVGKGRAGLASATEEIRVRLADLVRELDVARKTGS, encoded by the coding sequence GTGACCCACCTGCCCGCCGGGGCCAAGCCCTGGCTGCACGACCTGTGCCGACTGATCGGCAAGGTCGTCTTCCGCCCCGCGCTGCGGCTGCGCGTCGACGGCCTGGCCAGGGTCCCGCGCACCGGCCCGGTGGTGCTGGTCGCCAACCACAGCTCGATGCTGGAGCCACAGCTGATCTTCGGAATGCTGCCGCGGCGGTCGGTGTTCCTGGTCAAGGACGAACTGTTCCGCGGCGCCGCGGGCTGGGGCCTGCGCGCTATAGGCCAGATCCCGGTGCGCCGGGGCGAGGTCGACCGGACCCCTCTTACGGTCGCGGTCGGCATCCTCCGCGAAGGCGGGCTGGTCGGGATCTTCCCGGAAGGCACCCGCGGCGCTGGCGACGTCGCCGCCGCCGAGCAGGGCGCGGCGTGGCTGGTCCGGACGACCGGCGCGGTGGTGCTGCCGATCGCCACCCGGGGTACCCGCAGGCCAGAGGGGGGTGGACGGCGGTTCAGGCCCCCGGTGGACGTACTGGTGGGCGCGCCGTTCACGCTCGCGGTGGGCAAAGGACGTGCCGGGCTCGCCTCGGCCACCGAAGAGATCCGGGTCCGCTTGGCGGACCTGGTCCGAGAACTCGATGTTGCACGGAAGACGGGGTCATGA
- the cmk gene encoding (d)CMP kinase, producing MGQGELRGVVALDGPSGTGKSTVARGLATALGAAYLDTGAMYRAVTLAVLRAGVDQEDGAAVLRCAETADLRIGTDPGSADVRLGDEDVSAEIRGPEVTRAVSAVSAVPKVRELLVATQRRIISEAKGRLGGIVVEGRDIGTVVVPDAGLKVYLTASADARAARRTAQDGAAGRSSTVDATLADVQRRDLLDSTRAASPLRPAVDAVEVDTTDLDVDGVLERLLSMVGERGLRDVAATR from the coding sequence GTGGGACAGGGTGAGCTGCGGGGCGTCGTCGCGTTGGACGGCCCGTCTGGCACCGGCAAGTCCACCGTCGCCCGCGGGCTGGCCACGGCTCTCGGCGCCGCCTACCTCGACACCGGCGCCATGTACCGGGCGGTGACGCTGGCGGTGCTGCGCGCGGGCGTCGACCAGGAGGACGGCGCCGCCGTGCTGCGCTGCGCGGAGACCGCCGACCTGCGCATCGGCACCGACCCGGGTTCGGCCGACGTGCGGCTGGGCGACGAGGACGTGTCGGCCGAGATCCGCGGCCCCGAGGTGACCCGCGCCGTGTCGGCCGTCTCGGCGGTGCCGAAGGTGCGGGAGCTGCTGGTGGCGACCCAGCGCCGAATCATCAGCGAGGCCAAGGGGCGGTTGGGCGGCATCGTGGTCGAGGGCCGCGACATCGGCACCGTGGTGGTCCCCGACGCCGGGCTCAAGGTCTACCTGACCGCCTCGGCCGACGCCCGCGCCGCGCGCCGCACCGCCCAGGACGGCGCGGCAGGCCGCAGCTCCACTGTGGACGCCACCCTGGCCGACGTGCAGCGCCGCGACCTGCTGGACTCCACCCGGGCGGCGTCCCCGCTGCGCCCCGCGGTCGACGCGGTCGAGGTCGACACGACCGACCTGGACGTCGACGGCGTGCTGGAGCGGCTGCTGTCGATGGTCGGCGAGCGGGGCCTGCGCGACGTGGCGGCGACCCGGTGA
- a CDS encoding AGE family epimerase/isomerase, which yields MTDPTWLAAQRRALVTFAAKAADPAGGFGWLDAEGGRVAEQPVATWITARMTHVFSLEDGLGDPAAAALADHGIAALKGRLHDDEHGGWYSSVADTTKAAYEHSFVLLAACSAYAAGRPGAQELLTEALEVIETRFWDGEIGLPFESWDRTWSTTEAYRGANSTMHFVEAFLAAGDVTGDKRWHERALGLAERIVHVTAAAHGWRIPEHFTEDWRPDLNYNHSNPRHPFRPFGSTIGHWLEWARLLLHLEAALGEEAPSWLLPDARALFDSSVRRGWGVDGYLGFVYTLDWDDLPVVRERMHWVIAEAVMAASALHTRTGEDPYADWYATFWEYARKRHIDPIGGWRHELAPDGSPSAGVWAGKPDTYHAYQATLFPVLPLTPAAALAVR from the coding sequence GTGACCGATCCCACCTGGCTCGCGGCCCAGCGGCGCGCCCTCGTCACCTTCGCCGCCAAGGCCGCTGACCCTGCGGGGGGCTTCGGTTGGTTGGACGCGGAGGGTGGGCGGGTCGCCGAGCAGCCCGTGGCCACGTGGATCACCGCGCGCATGACGCACGTCTTCTCGCTGGAGGACGGCCTGGGTGACCCGGCCGCGGCGGCCCTGGCTGACCATGGCATCGCTGCGCTCAAGGGACGCCTGCACGACGATGAGCACGGAGGCTGGTACTCGTCGGTGGCCGACACGACCAAGGCCGCCTACGAGCACTCCTTCGTCCTACTCGCGGCTTGTAGTGCCTACGCCGCTGGGCGGCCGGGGGCGCAAGAGTTGCTCACGGAGGCTCTAGAGGTAATCGAGACGCGGTTCTGGGACGGCGAGATAGGCCTACCGTTCGAGAGTTGGGACCGCACGTGGTCGACGACAGAGGCGTACCGCGGAGCCAACAGCACGATGCATTTCGTCGAGGCGTTCCTGGCGGCAGGCGACGTCACCGGCGATAAGAGGTGGCACGAGCGTGCTCTAGGCCTAGCCGAACGGATCGTGCACGTCACCGCGGCAGCGCACGGTTGGCGCATCCCCGAGCACTTCACCGAAGACTGGCGTCCCGACCTCAACTACAACCACTCCAACCCAAGGCACCCCTTCCGCCCCTTCGGCTCCACCATCGGCCATTGGCTCGAATGGGCTCGCCTATTGCTGCACCTGGAGGCCGCCCTAGGCGAGGAAGCCCCCTCATGGCTGCTGCCCGACGCCCGCGCCCTCTTCGACTCCTCAGTCCGCCGCGGCTGGGGCGTGGACGGCTACCTGGGCTTCGTCTACACCCTCGACTGGGACGACCTACCCGTAGTCCGCGAGCGGATGCACTGGGTAATCGCCGAAGCCGTCATGGCCGCCTCCGCCCTCCACACCCGCACCGGCGAAGACCCCTACGCCGACTGGTACGCCACCTTCTGGGAGTACGCCCGCAAGCGCCACATCGACCCCATCGGCGGCTGGCGGCACGAACTGGCTCCCGATGGCAGCCCGTCGGCGGGGGTGTGGGCGGGGAAGCCTGATACGTATCACGCTTACCAGGCCACCCTGTTCCCCGTGCTTCCTCTTACCCCTGCGGCTGCCCTGGCCGTCCGCTGA
- a CDS encoding alpha/beta hydrolase, with protein sequence MKRVWVALGAVVLAVGGVGVVPAAAEVGRPGVVWGECPPDPGPGPRLRCAELEVPLDYRAPGGKKIKLTISRLASAKPGLRRGVLLHNGGGPGEPSLFLPSRYALAYSTEVLQRYDLIGFDPRGVGYSTPITCGRSPEELPNEWVLPFPAPDGSIAGNVRFAGELAADCLTGDVVRQVTTANTARDMDRIRIALGERKISYSSGSYGSYLGAVYASLFPERTDRIVLDSNVDPNRVWHRQWSLWDSGAEARFRDFAAWAVRQGGFGTTEAEVRARFLALAGELDRRPVTHPEAGPVNGNLFRAIHRAYSYHTLYFPELGAWWHFLTGDGPPPGWGEPPNVPGIPRDNSTAVLLAVTCGDANWPRDPGVYQREVLANRAKFPILGGMGANIWPCAFWSAPVEPPVRVSDRGPANILLLQTRRDPATPYAGALGMRAALGGRARMVTVNTGNHGAYDPSTPSCAVTEAHRFLVTGVLPRRDLACEPDAPGTGGVRAPLSVSPLSDGVRQIGYIWP encoded by the coding sequence ATGAAACGGGTCTGGGTGGCGTTGGGCGCGGTGGTGTTGGCCGTGGGCGGGGTCGGGGTGGTGCCCGCGGCGGCGGAGGTCGGGCGGCCGGGGGTGGTGTGGGGGGAGTGCCCACCGGATCCGGGGCCGGGGCCTCGGCTGCGGTGCGCGGAACTGGAGGTGCCGCTGGACTACCGGGCGCCAGGGGGGAAGAAGATCAAGCTGACGATCTCGCGGTTGGCGTCGGCCAAACCGGGGTTGCGGCGGGGGGTGCTGCTGCACAATGGCGGTGGGCCGGGGGAGCCCAGTTTGTTCTTGCCGAGCCGGTACGCGTTGGCGTATTCGACGGAGGTCTTGCAGCGGTACGACCTCATCGGGTTCGATCCGAGAGGGGTGGGCTACAGCACGCCGATCACCTGTGGGCGGTCGCCGGAGGAATTGCCCAATGAATGGGTGCTGCCCTTCCCGGCGCCGGACGGGTCGATCGCGGGCAATGTTCGGTTCGCCGGAGAACTGGCGGCGGATTGCCTGACCGGCGACGTGGTGCGGCAGGTGACGACGGCGAACACGGCTCGGGACATGGATCGCATCCGGATCGCCCTGGGGGAGCGGAAGATCTCCTACTCCAGCGGTTCTTACGGCAGCTACCTCGGCGCGGTGTACGCGTCCTTGTTCCCCGAGCGCACGGATCGGATCGTCCTCGACTCCAATGTGGACCCGAACCGGGTGTGGCACCGGCAGTGGTCCTTGTGGGACAGCGGCGCCGAAGCGCGGTTCCGCGATTTCGCCGCGTGGGCGGTGCGGCAGGGCGGTTTCGGGACCACCGAGGCCGAGGTGCGGGCGAGGTTCCTCGCCCTGGCGGGCGAACTCGACCGGCGACCGGTGACGCACCCGGAGGCGGGGCCGGTCAACGGGAACCTGTTCCGGGCCATCCACCGCGCGTACTCCTACCACACGCTCTACTTCCCCGAACTCGGCGCGTGGTGGCACTTCCTCACCGGTGACGGCCCGCCCCCGGGGTGGGGTGAACCGCCGAACGTGCCCGGGATACCGAGGGACAACAGCACCGCGGTTCTGCTCGCGGTCACCTGCGGCGACGCCAACTGGCCGCGGGATCCGGGCGTGTACCAGAGGGAGGTCCTGGCCAATCGGGCGAAGTTCCCGATCCTCGGCGGGATGGGCGCCAACATCTGGCCGTGCGCTTTCTGGTCCGCACCCGTGGAACCCCCGGTGCGCGTCTCCGACCGAGGGCCTGCGAACATCCTGCTGCTGCAAACCAGGCGTGATCCAGCGACCCCTTACGCGGGCGCGCTGGGAATGCGCGCGGCACTGGGCGGACGCGCGCGCATGGTCACGGTGAACACCGGCAACCACGGCGCCTACGACCCGAGCACGCCGTCGTGCGCGGTCACCGAGGCGCACCGGTTCCTGGTCACCGGGGTGCTGCCGCGCCGCGACCTGGCGTGTGAACCCGACGCGCCCGGTACCGGGGGAGTTCGGGCGCCTTTGTCCGTATCCCCACTTTCGGACGGTGTGCGGCAAATCGGATATATCTGGCCATAG
- a CDS encoding S1 family peptidase, which yields MRRFLTALAGAGVVVLSVLAGTGSSNAAEQSPAIIGGHNATETYSWMVSLSNGCGGSLVAPQWIVTANHCGSATQGRVGSTNKNSGGELLRIDRRVTKPGTDLTLMHTSTASRQAPVRMATANPAAGSAVRLLGWGCLRWPSCSTPTTLQEIDLTILASSRCAAGGGTSTDVCVSGDRTHSACHGDSGGPAVVGTRGNWTLVGETHGPGDNGGECATSTLYTGIAANLSWIRQQTGT from the coding sequence ATGCGCAGATTCCTCACCGCCCTGGCCGGGGCCGGTGTCGTGGTGCTCTCGGTCCTGGCCGGGACCGGTTCCTCCAACGCCGCCGAGCAGTCGCCCGCCATCATCGGCGGGCACAACGCGACCGAGACCTACTCGTGGATGGTGTCGCTGAGCAACGGCTGCGGCGGCAGCCTCGTCGCCCCGCAGTGGATCGTGACCGCGAACCACTGCGGCAGCGCCACGCAGGGCCGGGTCGGCTCGACCAACAAGAACTCCGGTGGTGAACTGCTGCGCATCGACCGGCGGGTCACCAAGCCCGGTACCGACCTGACCCTGATGCACACCAGCACCGCCTCCCGGCAGGCCCCGGTCAGGATGGCCACCGCCAACCCGGCCGCCGGGTCCGCCGTTCGCCTGCTCGGGTGGGGCTGCCTGCGCTGGCCGTCCTGCTCGACGCCGACCACGCTGCAGGAGATCGACCTGACCATCCTGGCCAGCAGCCGCTGCGCCGCGGGTGGCGGCACCTCGACCGACGTCTGCGTCTCCGGTGACCGCACCCACTCCGCCTGCCACGGCGACTCCGGCGGTCCCGCCGTGGTCGGCACCCGCGGCAACTGGACCCTCGTCGGGGAGACCCACGGGCCCGGTGACAACGGCGGCGAGTGCGCCACCTCCACCCTCTACACCGGGATCGCGGCCAACCTGAGCTGGATCCGGCAGCAGACCGGCACCTGA
- a CDS encoding IS701 family transposase has translation MSSAGHVAERTAVADESVLDELCAPLFASLPRHDQRRKGVEYLHGLLRATGRKSIRNIAHAIGDQATEQYLHHFISDSTWEAVPVRRALADYVARVARPRALVVRPLLIPKAGKHSVGVDKHFSPDLGQTLNAQRAMGVWSVGDEVAVPVDWRLHLSRAWAADAGRRDRAAIPDCVRAETELECGIEAYLGVAGQARLPVVLDARVGDVPAAVTRLRGAGAPLLVRVSATQPLTAVDPATRLGTEPLAARQIMAAVRESRRPVAGRWPLLAASTLVRLPGGQDELVLLGFGSAGHPWPEQLWLSDQTGASAADLLRLSELLTRVDHDLARFADRAGMRDFTGRSFAGWHRHMTLASAAHAVLAMTEALGAPVTLPHQRRGSA, from the coding sequence ATGTCGTCAGCGGGTCACGTCGCCGAACGCACGGCCGTGGCGGATGAGTCGGTGCTCGACGAGCTGTGCGCGCCGCTGTTCGCCTCGCTGCCCCGGCACGACCAGCGGCGCAAGGGGGTGGAGTACCTGCACGGGCTCCTGCGCGCCACCGGGCGCAAGTCGATCCGCAACATCGCGCACGCCATCGGCGACCAGGCCACCGAGCAGTACCTGCACCACTTCATCAGCGACTCGACCTGGGAGGCGGTCCCGGTCCGCCGGGCACTGGCCGACTACGTCGCGCGGGTGGCGCGGCCGAGGGCGCTGGTGGTGCGACCACTGCTGATCCCCAAGGCGGGCAAGCACTCCGTCGGTGTCGACAAGCACTTCTCGCCCGATCTGGGGCAGACCCTCAACGCGCAACGAGCGATGGGCGTGTGGTCGGTAGGCGACGAGGTGGCGGTCCCGGTCGACTGGCGGCTGCACCTGTCGCGGGCGTGGGCCGCCGACGCGGGGCGGCGCGACCGGGCCGCGATCCCCGACTGCGTGCGCGCGGAAACCGAGCTGGAGTGCGGGATCGAGGCGTACCTGGGGGTTGCGGGGCAGGCGCGGTTGCCGGTCGTGCTCGACGCGCGGGTCGGTGACGTGCCCGCCGCGGTGACCCGATTACGCGGCGCGGGAGCCCCGCTGCTGGTGCGGGTGAGCGCGACACAGCCGTTGACAGCCGTGGACCCCGCGACCCGACTGGGCACCGAACCGTTGGCGGCGAGGCAGATCATGGCGGCGGTGCGCGAATCCCGCCGCCCCGTGGCGGGTCGCTGGCCGCTGCTGGCCGCGTCAACGCTGGTACGACTTCCTGGGGGACAAGACGAACTGGTGCTGCTCGGTTTCGGGTCCGCCGGACACCCGTGGCCCGAGCAACTGTGGTTGTCGGACCAGACCGGGGCGAGCGCGGCGGACCTGCTGCGGCTGAGCGAACTGCTCACCAGGGTCGACCACGACCTAGCCCGCTTCGCCGACCGAGCAGGCATGCGCGACTTCACCGGCCGTTCCTTCGCCGGTTGGCACCGGCACATGACACTCGCCTCCGCCGCCCACGCGGTCCTGGCGATGACCGAGGCGCTCGGCGCACCAGTTACCCTGCCCCACCAACGCCGCGGCAGCGCATGA
- a CDS encoding 3-deoxy-7-phosphoheptulonate synthase, with the protein MDNAVSDTLPRIALQQPPWPDQALVRRVRTELASRPGLVTAAEVRRLRELLAVVAAGEAHVVQAGDCAEDFAECEPGYVARKAGLLDLLAGTVKMATRLPVVRIGRIAGQFAKPRSSPVEVVGDLELPVYRGHMVNTPEPDPHGRVPDPTRLLLGYRAAHEATRLLGWGGGDRHLAEPPVWTSHEALLLDYEQPMLRPDRAGEVYLSSTHLPWIGERTRQVDGAHVDLLAGVSNPVACKVGPTTATDELRTLVERLDPHREPGRLILISRMGADLVADRLPALVAAVRTAGHPVIWLCDPMHGNTARTPEGLKTRYVETVVAEITRFQAAVRGAGGVAGGLHLETTPDDVTECAPDPAHADHVADKYTSFCDPRLNPVQAITAVAAWSA; encoded by the coding sequence GTGGACAACGCCGTGTCCGACACCCTGCCCAGGATCGCCCTGCAGCAACCGCCGTGGCCGGACCAGGCGCTGGTGCGGCGGGTGAGAACCGAACTCGCGAGCAGGCCCGGCCTGGTCACCGCCGCCGAGGTCCGCCGGTTGCGCGAACTGCTCGCCGTCGTCGCCGCGGGCGAGGCCCACGTCGTGCAGGCCGGGGACTGCGCCGAGGACTTCGCCGAGTGCGAACCCGGTTACGTGGCGCGCAAAGCCGGTCTGCTCGACCTGCTGGCCGGGACGGTCAAGATGGCCACCAGGTTGCCGGTCGTCCGAATAGGACGGATCGCGGGCCAGTTCGCCAAGCCCCGGTCCAGCCCGGTCGAGGTGGTCGGTGACCTCGAGCTGCCCGTCTACCGCGGCCACATGGTCAACACCCCCGAACCTGACCCGCACGGCCGCGTCCCCGACCCCACCCGGCTGCTGCTGGGCTACCGCGCCGCCCACGAGGCCACCCGGCTGCTCGGCTGGGGCGGCGGTGACCGGCACCTCGCCGAACCGCCGGTCTGGACCAGTCACGAGGCGCTGCTGCTCGACTACGAGCAGCCCATGCTGCGCCCCGACCGCGCGGGCGAGGTCTACCTGTCCTCCACGCACCTGCCCTGGATCGGCGAACGCACCCGCCAGGTCGACGGCGCGCACGTCGACCTGCTCGCGGGCGTCAGCAACCCGGTGGCGTGCAAGGTCGGACCCACCACGGCCACCGACGAGCTGCGCACCCTCGTCGAGCGGCTGGACCCGCACCGCGAACCGGGCAGGCTCATCCTCATCTCCCGCATGGGCGCCGACCTCGTGGCCGACCGGCTGCCCGCCCTCGTCGCCGCTGTGCGCACCGCCGGGCACCCGGTGATCTGGTTGTGCGACCCGATGCACGGCAACACCGCGCGCACCCCGGAGGGCCTCAAGACCCGCTACGTCGAGACCGTCGTCGCCGAGATCACCCGGTTCCAGGCCGCGGTGCGCGGTGCTGGCGGGGTCGCGGGTGGTCTCCACCTGGAGACGACCCCTGACGACGTCACCGAGTGCGCGCCGGACCCGGCGCACGCCGATCACGTCGCCGACAAGTACACCAGCTTCTGCGACCCGCGCCTCAACCCGGTCCAGGCGATCACCGCCGTGGCCGCCTGGAGCGCCTGA
- a CDS encoding isochorismatase family protein gives MTGIPPIEPYPLPAADDLPANTAAWAVDPARAVLLVHDMQRYFVRPFAHGMRDRIVGNIAGLRETLTAGGARVAYTAQPGRMTDEERGLLKDFWGPGMRTSPADREVVDELAPRDDDWVFTKWRYSAFFRSDLLARMRADNRDQLVLCGVYAHVGVLATAIEAYTNDIRTFLVADAIGDFSERYHRLAIDYAAERCAVVATTAAVLAQAENREKVAL, from the coding sequence ATGACAGGCATCCCGCCCATCGAGCCCTACCCGCTGCCCGCGGCGGACGACCTGCCCGCCAACACCGCGGCGTGGGCGGTGGACCCGGCGCGGGCGGTGCTGCTGGTGCACGACATGCAGCGCTACTTCGTCCGCCCCTTCGCCCATGGCATGCGCGACCGGATCGTCGGCAACATCGCCGGGCTGCGCGAGACCCTCACCGCGGGCGGCGCGCGAGTTGCCTACACCGCCCAGCCCGGCCGGATGACCGACGAGGAACGCGGTCTGCTCAAGGACTTCTGGGGACCCGGGATGCGTACCAGCCCCGCCGACCGGGAGGTCGTCGACGAGCTCGCGCCCCGCGATGACGACTGGGTCTTCACGAAGTGGCGCTACAGCGCCTTCTTCCGGTCCGACCTGTTGGCGCGGATGCGCGCGGACAACCGCGACCAGTTGGTGCTGTGCGGTGTGTACGCGCACGTCGGTGTCCTGGCGACCGCGATCGAGGCCTATACCAACGACATCCGCACGTTCTTGGTCGCTGACGCCATCGGCGACTTCTCCGAGCGCTACCACCGACTCGCCATCGACTACGCCGCCGAGCGGTGCGCCGTCGTCGCCACCACGGCCGCCGTGCTCGCCCAGGCCGAGAACCGGGAGAAGGTGGCACTGTGA